From the bacterium genome, the window TATCTTGTTACATCATGGCTTCTATTAATGGTGGGTATTGCGGCATATAACGCTATGCGCAGACAGGGCAAAGGCTTATCCGGTCTCACCGGTAGGTTTTTCGTATCTATTTTTGCTTCAAGTGCGATATCTATAGTTCTTGGAGTATGCTTTATTATCAAACCAACGCCTTTTTGGGGGCCTCAATATTTAATTCCTATAGGTGGTATGATTATTGGCAACGCTATGTCTTCGGCGGCGCTTTCTGTTAATCGTTTATTCTCTGAGATGAAAAATCGTTCTGGTGAGATAGAGGCGGCACTTTCACTCGGCTCTGATGTCCACAATGCTTGTCTTCCGGCGGTGCGTGCCTCGGTGAAGACCGGCATGATGCATATTATTAGCACCACTATGGTGGTTGGGTTAGTTCATATTCCTGGGATGATGACAGGCCAGATAGTTAGTGGAGTTGAACCGAGTGAAGCTGTTCATTATCAGCTTGTGATTATGTATATTCTTCTGACCACCACCGCCTTATCCTCACTCATGTCAGTTTTGTTTGTCCGTCGCCTTTATTTTGATAAGAGGCATCACTTGCTCTTGCCGGAATAGAGGATTATTTTTTTGGTATTTCACTGTGATTTAGGGTAGATGCCAATCGCCATTAAATATTTCGATTTATTGATCTTCTTACCCTCCTCGGTCGCTGTCACGATTTTTGCTACGGTCGATAAGGAATAATTTTACATGATTTTCGACCGCAAAAATCCTCCCCCTTCCAC encodes:
- the fetB gene encoding iron export ABC transporter permease subunit FetB, whose amino-acid sequence is MNDMLHLSTYSLIAAAAMVSIAAVVSIILKLKLEKDLFVGVLRSFLQLMVVGYILDWVFVLNRWYLVTSWLLLMVGIAAYNAMRRQGKGLSGLTGRFFVSIFASSAISIVLGVCFIIKPTPFWGPQYLIPIGGMIIGNAMSSAALSVNRLFSEMKNRSGEIEAALSLGSDVHNACLPAVRASVKTGMMHIISTTMVVGLVHIPGMMTGQIVSGVEPSEAVHYQLVIMYILLTTTALSSLMSVLFVRRLYFDKRHHLLLPE